TGTTCTTCTGAAAAATCTCGTCTTCAAGCGATGTGAGTACCAGTCCCATGAGAGCTGAGACCTCGTCGGCGGGGCGGTTCCAGTTCTCTGTAGAGAAGGTATAGAGTGTCAGGTATTTTACACCTAATCTTACACACTCTGACGTAATCTTGCGTACAGCCTCCACGCCAGCCTGATGTCCTACCGTGCGCTCTTTTCCACGCTCCATAGCCCAGCGTCCATTACCATCCATGATGATGGCAATGTGCTGTGGTATGCGGTTCATATCTAATTCGTTGTTCATATTTCGTAATTCTCAGTTCTTACTTCTCACCTCTTACTTCTCACCTCTCACCTCTCACCTCTCACCTCTCACTTCTCACTCCCTATCATTATGACATGTGCGGCATTTTGCCCAGAGGTCGTAAGTGAGGGTCACCGTGAAGGCGCTGTAGCAGTCGGTGTTCTTGAAGAGCCCACTGCTTTTTATGCCGTAAGGGTCTTCAACTCCGTCAAGGAGGTCATTGCCTGTGAAGTGCATAGACCATTCTGCTGCGAGGTTCCATCTGTTACCCGCCTTGTACTTAACGCCTATTCCGAGTGGCAGCTGTCCTGCTGCTTTCGAGTGTTTGTAATGTTGCCCGCTCAGCGTTGCATCAGCGTTGGCGTATGTCACTCCCAGTCCGATGGCAATGAACGGTGTGAAAGGTTTCGCACCATAGTATTCATGACCTGTTCCGAATGGCAGGAAGTTATATTCATAGCGAATCACTACATCTATGAGTGATGTGGAGTACTCTGCCTGACTGGCAGCCGTTGCCGGATACCATGTGTTGGCTTTTGCCGATGTGCCGCTCAGTTTTGCATATCCCACACTCATGGCCCATGCCATGCGTGGGTTGAGCTTGTATTTAGCAACAATCTCCCCCATGGGTTTCATGCCACGGAGAAGGTTGTCATTGTAGTCGCCCTCATAGGTCACGAGACCTGCGCCTGCTCCCAGCTCCAGCCGGTATTCAGGCTCTGTCTGTGCCATCATGCTCATTGTGGTGAGCAGAAAGACTATGAAGGCAATTGTATGTTTCATTTCACGCCTTTCCATACTTTGCCATTGGCTGTAACAGCCCATAGCACGTTATTGTGGGAGTCTTTCGTTACAGCCATCATCGCCTCAGGAAGTGCGTAGCTGGTA
This region of Prevotella sp. E13-27 genomic DNA includes:
- a CDS encoding DUF6089 family protein; the encoded protein is MKHTIAFIVFLLTTMSMMAQTEPEYRLELGAGAGLVTYEGDYNDNLLRGMKPMGEIVAKYKLNPRMAWAMSVGYAKLSGTSAKANTWYPATAASQAEYSTSLIDVVIRYEYNFLPFGTGHEYYGAKPFTPFIAIGLGVTYANADATLSGQHYKHSKAAGQLPLGIGVKYKAGNRWNLAAEWSMHFTGNDLLDGVEDPYGIKSSGLFKNTDCYSAFTVTLTYDLWAKCRTCHNDRE